GGCGGCATGCCGGCGAGTTCGGCGTAGGCGAGCGCTTGGGGTAGTGCGATCGCGGCGACGGTGAGTCCGGCGGCCAGGTCGCCCCAGCGGGGGCGCTCGGGGGACCGGGCGGGGGCGTCGCGCGTCACGGCCGGCAAGGTAGCACGCGCTCCGCGCGACGGCCCGCAGGACGGCCTGCAGGACGGCTCGTGGGACGTCGCGTGGCGTGGCGTGCGGGGGTCAGAGGCCGTCGATGCGGCCGGTGTCGAGCTCGTAGACCGCGGAGACGACGTCCAGGTCGCCCGCCGCGAGGTGGGGGGCGAGGACGGGGTCGGTGCGGAGGCGCGCCGCGGTGGCGTCGGCGTGGCGGCGGACGGCGTCCTCGTGCGCGCAGGCGTAGCGCGCGGCGTCGGTCCCGGCGCCGGGGCAGCCGGCCCACGCCGCCTGGGCCGACGGCGCGACGTCGCGCAGGAGCGGCGCGGTGAGGTCGCCGCCGTCGCGGACGGCGTCGAGGGTGGCGCCGACCGCGCCGCAGCCCTGGTGCCCGAGGACGAGGGCGAGGGGCACGCCGAGCTGTTCGACGGCGTAGTGGACGCTGGCGCGGACGTTGTCGCCGAGCGCGTGCCCGGCGACGCGGACGACGAACAGGTCGCCGAGCCCCTGGTCCAGGACGACGCTGACCGGCACCCGCGCGTCGCTGCAGCCGAGGACGACCGCCATCGGGCGTTGCCCGCCCAGCAGGGCTTCGCGGTCGGTCTCCGCCTGGTGGGGGTGGCGGCCGGCCCCTTCGCGGTAGCGGCGGTTGCCGTCGCGCAGGGCGGCGCGGACCGCGACGGGGGTNNNNNNNNNNNNNNNNNNNNNNNNNNNNNNNNNNNNNNNNNNNNNNNNNNNNNNNNNNNNNNNNNNNNNNNNNNNNNNNNNNNNNNNNNNNNNNNNNNNNGGGGCGGCGTCGTCGGGGGCGGCGTCGCTCACGCCGGGCTCGCGGCGGGGGCGGTGGGGCGACCGGGTAGGTCGACGCCGAGGTCGGCGAGGGCGTGCGCGAGGGAGGGGTGCTCGATCCGCCCGCCGTAGCGGTCGTACCAGCCGGCGCGCGCGAGGAGGTCGCGGACGGGGCCCTTGACGCCGGCGAGGTGCACCGCGATCCCTTGGCCGTCGAAGGCGTCGATGCGGTCCTGCAGGACGTCGATGGCGACGCCGTCGACGTCGTTGACGCCGGAGAAGTCCAGGACGATCGCGCGGAGGTCGGGGCGGTCGGCGACCGCGGCGTTGAGGTCGTCCTCGAGCGCCGCCATGTTCGCGAAGTAGAGGCTGGCGTCGGGCCGCGTGAGGTAGAGGTCGGGCCAGGTGACGGCGTCGTCGTAGCGGCGGACGTTGCGGAAGACGCCGGCGTCGGCGCGCCAACCGAGTTCCGCGGTGTGGGGCCAGGCGCTGCGGGCGACGAACACCGCGAGGGAGAAGCCGACGCCGGTGAGGATGCCGGTCTCGATCCCCAGCGTGAGGGTGGCGAGGAAGGTGACGGCGAGGGTGGCGGCGTCGACCTTCTTGACGCGGAACAGGTGGACCGGCTCCGCGACGTCGATCAGGCCGAAGACGGCGACCATCACCACCGCGGCGAGCACGGCGCTCGGCAGGAAGTAGAACAGGTCGGTCAGGAACAGCAGCGTCAGGCCGATCAGGACCGCCGTCACGATCCCCGCGAGGGGCGTGCGGGCGCCGGCCTGGTCGTTGACGGCGCTGCGGCTGAAGCCGCCGGTGACGGGGTAACCGCGGAACGCCGCGCCGACGACGTTGGCGAGGCCGAGCCCGACGAGTTCGCGGTTGGCGTCGATCTTGTAGCGGTGCTTCGCGGCGATCGCCTTGGCGACCGCGACCGACTCCATGAAGCCGACGAAGGCGATCGTGAGGGCGGTCGGGAGGAGCGCGAGGAGGGCGTCGCCGCTCAGGTCGGGGAGCGCGAAGCCGGGGAGGCCGGCGGGGACGGTGCCGACGATGGCGACGCCGCGCTCGTGCAGGTCGAACGCCCACACGACGAGGCTGGCGACGATCACGACGAGGAGCGGCGTCGGGAAGCGCCGCGAGAGGCGTTTGCCGATCATGAGCGCCGCGATCGAGGCGACCCCGATCGCCAGCGTCACGGCGTGCGTGTCGCCGAGCTGGGTCGCGGCGCGCCCGAGGAGGACGAAGACGTTCTGTTCGCGGGGCAGGTCGACGCCGAGCAGGTGCTTGAGCTGGCTGAGGCCGATCACGAGCGCCGCGGCGCTCGTGAAGCCGCTGATGACGGCGTGCGAGAGGAAGTTGACGACGAAGCCGCCGCGGACGAAGCCGAGGCCGGCTTGGATGACGCCGACCATCGCCATCAGGGTCGCGGCGAGGGCGACGAACTCGGCGCTGCCGGGTTCGGCGAGGGCGCCGACGCCGGCGAGCGTGAGGAGCGAGACGATGGCGACGGGGCCGACCGCGAGCTGCCGCGAGGAGCCGAAGAGGGCGTAGACGATCAACGGGATCGTCGACGCGTACAGCCCGGCGACGGGCGGCAGGCCGGCCAGCATGGCGTACGCCATGCCCTGCGGCACCAGCATCACGGCGGTGGTGAGGCCGGCGCTCAGGTCGCCGGGGAGGTCC
This genomic stretch from Trueperaceae bacterium harbors:
- a CDS encoding carbonic anhydrase, producing the protein TPVAVRAALRDGNRRYREGAGRHPHQAETDREALLGGQRPMAVVLGCSDARVPVSVVLDQGLGDLFVVRVAGHALGDNVRASVHYAVEQLGVPLALVLGHQGCGAVGATLDAVRDGGDLTAPLLRDVAPSAQAAWAGCPGAGTDAARYACAHEDAVRRHADATAARLRTDPVLAPHLAAGDLDVVSAVYELDTGRIDGL
- the sulP gene encoding sulfate permease, whose amino-acid sequence is MGWLGRYRREDLPGDLSAGLTTAVMLVPQGMAYAMLAGLPPVAGLYASTIPLIVYALFGSSRQLAVGPVAIVSLLTLAGVGALAEPGSAEFVALAATLMAMVGVIQAGLGFVRGGFVVNFLSHAVISGFTSAAALVIGLSQLKHLLGVDLPREQNVFVLLGRAATQLGDTHAVTLAIGVASIAALMIGKRLSRRFPTPLLVVIVASLVVWAFDLHERGVAIVGTVPAGLPGFALPDLSGDALLALLPTALTIAFVGFMESVAVAKAIAAKHRYKIDANRELVGLGLANVVGAAFRGYPVTGGFSRSAVNDQAGARTPLAGIVTAVLIGLTLLFLTDLFYFLPSAVLAAVVMVAVFGLIDVAEPVHLFRVKKVDAATLAVTFLATLTLGIETGILTGVGFSLAVFVARSAWPHTAELGWRADAGVFRNVRRYDDAVTWPDLYLTRPDASLYFANMAALEDDLNAAVADRPDLRAIVLDFSGVNDVDGVAIDVLQDRIDAFDGQGIAVHLAGVKGPVRDLLARAGWYDRYGGRIEHPSLAHALADLGVDLPGRPTAPAASPA